AGAGCACGACGACTTGAGCCATGGCCGGTATCGACAGGCCGCGTCCCCGCAGCTGCGGGTCGAGCCAGACTCCTTGCACCTGGCAGTAGTGGCGCCACACCGAGCCGATGTCGGACTTGAACCAGACTCGCTCGGGCTGCCGGCGGGCATCGTCTGCGGGTACCACGCCACCGATCGCCCTGCCCAGCTGCATCAGCAGCCGCACATAGCGGGGATAGCTGCCGGACGAATCCAGCGGGCTGACCCCCACCTCCTCGGTGTACATCGCCACCGCGGCCTTCACATAGGCATCAAAGTGGGAGGTGTCGACGCGCTGGATCCGCCGATCGGGTTCGACCAGCGGTGGCACCCGGATGACCATCAACGGCTGATGAGACCGGATCTCCCGGGGACGCGTCCAACTGGACCCCCAGCGTTCGCACAGTCCAGCGTGCAGGCGGGCCACCGCCGCGGCCGGCCCGACGATCGAGGCGACGTGTCTGCGGGTTCCGATGGCCTGGACGAAGGCATCCAGGGCCTCGGGAAGTTCGCCGACCGGAACCAGATTTGAGCCGACATGACAGGCGCCGATGAGTTCGCCGTGCACGTGATAGCCGTAGACCGCGCAGCCCAAGGATTCGGGCGCCAACCCGAAGGTGGCGACCCGCGACGCGACGAACAGGTTGCTGAGCGGATCCTGGCCCAGCAACGCGAGGAACTCGGGGAGGTCCTCATCGTCCAAGATGCGCAGCGAGCCGCTCAACTGCCGGTGGCTCTCAGCTGACCAGGACTTCGGGCGAGCCCGACTCGGTGATCTCTGCGGCGATCCGGTTGGCCTCGGCGATCAAGGTCTGCACGATCTCGTCCTCGGGCACGGTAGCGATGACCTCGCCGTGGACGAAGATCTGGCCGCGCCCGTTTCCGGATGCGACCCCCAGGTCGGCTTCGCGAGCCTCCCCCGGGCCGTTGACCACACAGCCCATCACCGCGACTCGGATCGGAGCGGTGATCTCCTTGAGGCCCTCGGTGACGTCGTTGGCCAGCTTGTAGACATCGACCTGAGCGCGTCCGCAGCTGGGGCAGCTGACGATCTCGAACTGTCGTGGCCGCAGATTCAGCGATTCAAGGATCTTGATGCCGACCTTGACCTCTTCGACCGGGGGTGCCGACAAGGACACCCGGATGGTGTCGCCGATGCCCTCGGCGAGCAGGGCACCGAACGCGGTCGCCGACTTGATGGTGCCCTGGAAGGCCGGGCCTGCCTCGGTCACGCCGAGATGCAGCGGATAGTCGCAGGCCTGTGACAGGCGGCGATAGGCGTCCACCATGATGACGGGATCGTGGTGTTTGACCGAGATCGCGAAGTCGAAGAAACCGACCTCCTCGAACAGGGCCGCCTCGTTGAGCGCGGACTGCACCAGCGCGCCGGCCGGATCGGCCTCGTACATGGGACGCAGCCGCTGGTCGAGCGAACCGGCGTTCACGCCGATGCGGATCGAGGTGCCGTGGTCGGTGGCCGCCCGGGCGATGTCGGCGATCTTGTCGTCGAACGCCTTGATGTTGCCCGGATTGACCCGCACCTTCGCGCAACCGGCTTCGATGGCGGCGAAGACGTAGCGCGGCTGGAAGTGGATATCGGCCACCACCGGGATCTTCGATTTGGCCGCGATCGCGGGCAACGCGTCCGCATCGTCTTGGCTCGGCACAGCCACGCGCACGATGTCGCAACCGGCTGCCGTGAGCTCGGCGATCTGCTGCAGGGTGGCGTTGATGTTGGAGGTGAGCGTCGTGGTCATCGACTGAACAGCGATCGGGGCATCTCCCCCGATGTATGTCGTGCCGACCTTGATCTTGCGGGTCGGACGCCGCGGCGCGAGCACCATGGGCTTGGTCGGCGGAGTTCCCAGATTGATGGACATTAACCAGCTTTCTCGAAATCGTCTGCTGACAATCCTAACCGCGGGCCGTAACCGATCCCGGCAAGCACGCCCTTATCCCTCACGGCTCGCACACGGTGCACTGTGGCAGGCCCGCCGTGGTGTTCGGGTCGGTAGCATCGTCGATGATCGTCCGTTCGGAAGGGACCAGATGAACACCGCGCATGTGCCCACCCTCGAGATCGAGTCGCTGCGCGACTGGGACGCCCGGATCGGATCGGCCGACAAGATCGCGGGTTGGGTGATGCAGG
The Brooklawnia propionicigenes DNA segment above includes these coding regions:
- a CDS encoding GNAT family N-acetyltransferase, whose amino-acid sequence is MSGSLRILDDEDLPEFLALLGQDPLSNLFVASRVATFGLAPESLGCAVYGYHVHGELIGACHVGSNLVPVGELPEALDAFVQAIGTRRHVASIVGPAAAVARLHAGLCERWGSSWTRPREIRSHQPLMVIRVPPLVEPDRRIQRVDTSHFDAYVKAAVAMYTEEVGVSPLDSSGSYPRYVRLLMQLGRAIGGVVPADDARRQPERVWFKSDIGSVWRHYCQVQGVWLDPQLRGRGLSIPAMAQVVVLCQQQYPVVSLYVNDFNTRARRLYTEIGFDTVGELATVLY
- the ispG gene encoding flavodoxin-dependent (E)-4-hydroxy-3-methylbut-2-enyl-diphosphate synthase, which gives rise to MSINLGTPPTKPMVLAPRRPTRKIKVGTTYIGGDAPIAVQSMTTTLTSNINATLQQIAELTAAGCDIVRVAVPSQDDADALPAIAAKSKIPVVADIHFQPRYVFAAIEAGCAKVRVNPGNIKAFDDKIADIARAATDHGTSIRIGVNAGSLDQRLRPMYEADPAGALVQSALNEAALFEEVGFFDFAISVKHHDPVIMVDAYRRLSQACDYPLHLGVTEAGPAFQGTIKSATAFGALLAEGIGDTIRVSLSAPPVEEVKVGIKILESLNLRPRQFEIVSCPSCGRAQVDVYKLANDVTEGLKEITAPIRVAVMGCVVNGPGEAREADLGVASGNGRGQIFVHGEVIATVPEDEIVQTLIAEANRIAAEITESGSPEVLVS